Genomic window (Streptomyces sp. RerS4):
ACCAGGAACCCGGCGCCCGCGAGCCGGCGGCGGGACGGATGTTCCGGATCGTGCCGGAGCCGTCCGGCGAGTCGGTCGGCGGCACCGGCCCCCGCCGACGCGGGCCCGGCGCGGGCCCCGTCAGGCGGCCGTGAGGATCACGCGGCCCCGGGTGCCCGGGGTGGTGAGGGCCGTGTGGGCCTTCGGGGCGTCGGCGAGGTCGAAGGTGTCGGCGACGCGCAGGGTCAGCGCGCCCGCGTCGACCAGGGCCACCAGCTCGGCGAGGGGGGCGCCGTCGGGGGCGACCTCCTGCTCGACGACGCGGACGCCCCGATCGGCGGCCGGGGCGGCGCCGGGGATGAGGCCGACGTAGACGCCGCCGTCGCGGACCGCGGCCAACGCGGGCGCGCCCAGGACGGCCGCGTCCGGCACCCCGTCCACCGGAGCGGCCGGAGCCTCGCCGCGCGGGACGAAGGCGGCGGCGCCCAAGCCCCGTACCCGCACCGTCACCCCACCGTCCCCGTCCCCGTCCCCGTCCCCGTCCCCGTCCCCGTCCGCGTCGACTACCGCCTCACCGAACTCGGCGTCAGCCTCGGCTGCCTCCTGTCCTCCGTGAAGCGCTGGGCCGAGAACCATTTCGACGAGGTCAGCGCCCATCGCGCCGCCTACGACGAAGCCACCGCGCCCCCGGAAATCCCCCGCACCACACCGCCGTCCGATGGCATGCTGGGCCCGTGAACGGTCCCGCCATCCATCTCACCCTCGCCCCCGAACTGCGCCTCTTCGCCCCGCCCAGCCGGCGCGTGGACCGCGTACCGACCACCACCGACGGCGCCTCCAGCCTCGGCCACGTCGTCGAGTCGGCCGGCGTGCCCCTCACGGAGGTCGGCCGACTGCTCGTCGACGGCCACGAGGTGCCGTTCTCGTACGTGCCCCGAGCAGGCCAGTCCGTCGAGGTGCGGGGCGTCGAGCGCCCCCAGCGGATCGACGGGGCCCCGCTGCGCTTCCTCCTCGACGTCCACCTCGGCACCCTCGCCCGCCGCCTGCGGCTGCTCGGCGTCGACGCCGCCTACGACAACGAGGACCCGGGCGACCCCGCCCTCGCCACCCGCTCCGCCGCCGAACACCGCGTCCTGCTCTCCCGCGACCGCGGCCTGCTGCGCCGCCGCGAGATCTTCGCCGGGGCGTACGTCTACAGCGACAACCCCGACGAGCAACTGCGCGACGTCCTCGGCCGGTTCGCCCCCGAACTCGCGCCCTGGACCCGCTGCACCGCCTGCAACGGGCCCCTGCGCGAAGCCGACAAGGACAGCGTCGGCGACCGACTGGAGCACGGCACGCAGCGCTCGTACGACGTGTTCGCGCAGTGCGCCGCGTGCGAGCGCGTCTACTGGCGCGGCGCCCACCACGCCCGACTGGAACGCATCGTCGGCGAGGCACTGGCCGAGTTCGGGGACGGCGCGGCCGTGTAGGCCGCGTAAGCCGCGTAAGCCGTCCGGGTGAGCGGCCCGTGGTCAGAAGGCGTACGCGTCCCCCGTGTCCAGCGCCAGCACCACGTGGTCGTTGTTGGTGAGGTCGCGGTCGGTCGCGCCGCCGTTCCACCAGGTGTCGACCCGCACCAGGACCTCCGCCGGCCGGTCCCGCAACGCCAGCACCAGCCCGATGTGCCGCCCCTGCCCGTGCGGCGGCAGCGCGCCCGTCTCGCACACCACCTCCCGCAGCCCCGCCCGCGCGCACCCGCCGGCCAACTCCTGCCGGTCGGCGAGGTCGGCGGACAGCCGTACCCGCACGGTCGCGTTCGCCAGCGCGGCCGGGCCCTCGTTGTGCGGCACCATCCACACCCGCAGCCGCCCGCCGTCCAGGAGCACCCGCCCGTGGTACGCCACGTCGGCCTCCGGATCCGCGCCCCCGCCGGGCCCGGCGGCCCACACCCCGGCCCCCGTCTGGGCGGCACCGGCCAGCACCAGCAGCCCCGCCACCACCACACTCCGTACGGCGCCACGGCGCACCGCCACCACCTCCTCGTGTCCTCGCGCGGACGCTAGGGTCCCGCCCCACCCGCCGGTCGGACCATCACACGAACGAGGGCGAGCCCAGAGCCATTCGCCTGCGTAGGCTTCAGGCCATGCTGGTCACCCGCTCCGCCGCCCTCTTCGCCCTCGCCGCCCTCCTGGAGATCGGCGGCGCCTGGCTGGTCTGGCAAGGCGTGCGCGAGCACAAGGGCTGGGCGTGGATCGGCGCCGGCGTCATCGCCCTCGGGCTCTACGGATTCGTCGCCACCCTCCAGCCCCAGGGCGACTTCGCCCGCGTCCTGGCGGCGTACGGCGGCGTCTTCGTCGCCGGCTCGCTCCTGTGGGGCGTCGTCGCCGACGGCTACCGACCCGACCGCTGGGACGTCGTGGGCGCCCTCGTCTGCCTCGCCGGAATGGCCGTGATCATGTACGCGCCGCGCCGCTGACCATGCCTATGCTGGCCGGGAATCGCCCGTACGAACGAACGGCCCGCACGGCCGGAACGGCCCGCACGGCCGCCCGTACGCGCACGCCCCGCGAACGACCGCACGAGGAGCCCCGCCCATGAGCACGCGCCCGGCCACCCGAACCGCCGTAGTCACCGGCGCGAGCAGCGGAATCGGCGCGGCCACCGCCCGGCAGCTGGCCGCCGCCGGCTACCACGTCGTGCTCACCGCCCGCCGCGAGGACCGCGTCGCGGCCCTCGCCGCCGAGCTGACCGCCGCCGGGCACGAGGCCACCGCGCACGCCCTCGACGTCACCGACCGCGCCGCCGTGGACGCGCTGGCCGCCTCCCTCGCCCGGTGCGACGTCCTCGTCAACAACGCCGGCGGCGCCATCGGCGCCGAGCCCGTCGCCACCGGCGACCCGGCCGACTGGCGCACGATGTACGAGGTCAACGTCATCGGCACCCTCAACGTCACCCAGGCCCTCCTGCCCGCCCTCACCGCCTCCGGCGACGGCACGGTGGTCGTCCTCTCCTCCACCGCCGGCCACGCCACCTACGAGGGCGGCGCGGGCTACGTCGCCGCCAAGAACGGCGCCCGCGTCCTCGCCGAGACCCTCCGCCTGGAGATCGTCGGACAGCCGGTCCGCGTCATCGAGATCGCGCCCGGCATGGTCAAGACCGAGGAGTTCGCCACCACCCGCTTCCGCGGCGACACCGACAAGGCCGCCAAGGTCTACGCGGGCGTGGCCGAACCGCTGTCCGCCGACGACGTGGCCGACACCATCACCTGGGCGGTGACCCGCCCCAGCCACGTCAACATCGACCTCCTGGTGGTCCGCCCCCGCGCCCAGGCCTCGAACACGAAGGTCCACCGCGAGCTCTGAGCCGAGCCGATCGGGGGGGCCGGGGATGTTCGGAGGTACGGGTACACGGGCGAGGCTCGTCGCCCTGGCGACGCTTCTGGCCGCCCCGGCGGTCGTGGCGCCCGGCGCCTCCGTCATGCCGCCCGGACCCGCCGCGCCGGACGCACCCGCCCTGCGGCTGTGGCAGCCCCGCACCACGTTCTTCGTCGCCGACGCGACCGTCTTCGAAACCTCCCTGCGGGCACCGCGCCGCGGGGCCCTGCACGGGGTCGTCGCCGAGTACGACGTCTCCGCCCTGGCCGGCCGGGTCCGCCTGCGCGACCTGGCCCCCGGCTGCGCCGCGTCACCCGGCCGCGTGCGGTGCGTCCTGCGCCCGGCCGGGCCGGACCGCGACGTCCTGCCGTTCACGATGACGGCCCCCGGCGGCGGCGCCGGCGGGTACGCGGGGACCGTGACGGCCCGCTTCACCAGCCCAGCGTTCGCGCCCGTCACCCACACGGCCCGCGTACACCTCGGCAGACCGGACTTCCGGCTGCGCGTCCACCGGCGGACGACGGTCCCCGCCATCGACGGGAGCACCGCGCCCCCGCTCACCCCGGCCTTCGTGAACACCGGCGCACCCGCCCCCGGCCCGGTGGTGCTGCGCGTGTCCGTCCACGGCTCCCGCCTCGCGCCCGACCACGCGAACTGCGCCTACTCCCCCGACGGCCGCGAGGCCGCCTGCACCCTCCCCGGCCCGCCGCTCCCCGGCCAGGCGTACGAGACCGACGCGCCGCTGCGCGCGCTGGGCGCCGTCCGGGGGGAGTACGCGTACGCCGTCACGCCCCTGGACACCGCGCCGGGCGGGAGCGGAACCCGAGAGGCGACCTGGACGCACGGCACCGGCCCGGCCCTCGGCCTGAAACCCGTCGGCGCCGACACCCTGGACCGCGACCGGGGTTACGGCGAACCGGGGCGCATGCCGTTCGAGACGGACGCCGCGCCGCCGGCCCGGGGCTTCCTCGCCACGCCGCCGACGCTGCGGGGCCGGGTCGGGCAGGAGATCACGATCCCCCTCGCGTACGCGACGAACGTCCGGGTCGACCTGCCCGAAGGGGTCTCCTTCCGCCCGCCCGAGCTGCACACCCACCCGTCCGAGGAGACGTACTGCGGAACCCCGGGAGCCCGCACCACCGGCTGCGGCGGCGACCGGACCTACCTGAGGGTGCGCATCGACCGCCGGGTCGAAGGCGCCGCCGGCCGCATCCGGGGCCCGGCCGGCCTTGAGGAACCCCTGAGCGTCGAATACACCGGCATCGCCGCCACCCCCGACGACGTCCTGGCCGCCGACGCCACCCCCACCCGCCCCCGTACGGGCCCCCTGACGTGGGCGGCCCTGGCGGCGACGGCCGCCGCAGGCGCCGCCACCACCGTCATGGCCCTCAGGAGACGTACCCGGCGGCCTTGAGGTGCGGCATGAGGGGCGCCGGCTTCAGCCCGGCGGCCTTCGCCGCGTCCAGGGCCCGCTGGAGGTCGGCGGCGAGCGTCGGCGTGAAGTGCAGCAGCACGATGTCCCCCGCCTTCAGCCGCGGGGTCGGCGGCGTCTGGCCCCAGGTGGTGAAGTCGTGCGTCCAGGTGATCAGCGCCTTCACCCCGCAGGCCTTCGCCGCGAGCCGCACGTCGTCGTTGACGGCCCCGAACGGCGGCCGCAGCAGCTTCGGCGTCTTCCCGAACGTCGCCCGCAGCCGCTCCCCGGCCCCGCACACCTCGGCGTCCTTCCCGGCGGCGTCGAGGGTGGTCAGGTCGGGGTGGTTGACGGTGTGGTTCTCCACCGTCACCCGGCCCCGCTCGGCGAGCGCGGTGAAGTACCCGGTGTCGTACGAGGTCGCGTCGGGCAGCAGGAACAACGAGGCCGGCACCCGCTTCTCCAGCAGGATCCGGGCCGCCTCCGGATCGTGGTTCCAGCCGTCGTCGATGGTGATGAAGACGACCTTCTCCTGCGTCGGCACGGCCGACACGACGGGCGGCAACCCCACCCCCGCCCGCGCCACCCCGGCGCCCCCGACGACAAACGACAACGCCGCGAACGCGGCCAAGACGACACGAGATCTCCCCATGCCGCCCACCCTGGTCTAGACCAACAGTGCCGGTCAACCCCCTCCCCCCAACCGGAAGTTGCCCATTCCGCACACCCTCGGAGCCCGTACGGGTGAATCCGCGCGGCTTGTCGGCGGCCACGGATACGCTCCGGAAGCGTGAGCCCCGAAGAGGAGGAGGCTATGGCCGTGATGCAGCACGAGACCACGATCGCGGAGGCCGCCGATCGACTCTCCAGGGAGCTCCCCGGGCACCGAGTGGAGATTCTCCAGGGGAGGCTCACCGTGACACCACCCGCCGACGGGCGACACGCCCGCACCCTGACCCGGCTCACCGTGGCCTTCCACGAGGCCGGGGCCGAAAAGGCGGGCCTGGAATTCCTCCAGGGCATCGGCATCTGGCTGCCCACCGGCGACGACGACTACGCCGTCCCGGACTTCGCGCTCGTCGAGGCGGATTTCCTGGACCACAAGGTGGTCAAGAACTGCTACCGGCCGGACGTCTTCCGCCTGATCCTGGAGGTCACCTCCTCGAACTGGGCGGACGACATCGGCACCAAGGTGGAGAGCTACGCCAAGGCCGACGTCCCCGTCTACATCGTCGCCGACCGCCACCACGACGAAGTCGTGGTCCACACGGATCCGCGCGGGGCCGGCTATCGACTGCGCAGGGCCTTCAAGCGCGGCACGTCGTTCAGGCTTCCCGACCACCTCGGGGTGCCCCTCGAACTGTCCGTGGACATGCTGCTCGACTGACGCCCTCCCGCGCCGGCGTCAGCCCTTGACGCAGATGACCTGCTTCAACTTGGCCACGACGCGCACCAGGTCGGTCTGCTGGTCGATGACCTGCTCGATCGACTTGTAGGCGGCGGGAATCTCGTCCACGACACCCGCGTCCTTGCGACACTCGACGCCCCGCGTCTGCTCGGCCAGATCCCGCGCCGAGAAACGCTTCTTCGCCGCCGTACGGCTCATCTTGCGGCCCGCCCCGTGCGAAGCGGAGTTGAAGGACATCTCGTTGCCGAGTCCCTTCACGATGTACGAGCCCGTTCCCATCGAGCCGGGGATGATCCCGTACTCGCCGCTGCCCGCGCGGATCGCGCCCTTACGGGTGACGAGCAGGTCCATGCCCTCGTACCGCTCCTCCGCCACGTAGTTGTGGTGGCAGCTGATCTCCTGCTCGAAGGAGACCTTCGCCTTGCGGAATTCCCCGCGCACGACCTCCTTGAAGAGGCTCATCATCGCCGCGCGGTTGAACTTGGCGTACTCCTGCGCCCAGAAGAGGTCGTTGCGGTACGCCTCCATCTCCGGGGTCGCCGCGAGGAAGACCGCCAGGTCGCGGTCGACCAGGTTCTGGTTGTGCGCGAGTCCCCGCGCCACGCCGATGTGGTGCGCGGCCAGCTCGTTGCCGATGTTCCGGGAGCCGGAGTGCAGCATCAGCCAGACCGAACCTGACTCATCCAGACAGAATTCGATGAAATGATTTCCGGATCCGAGCGTTCCGATCTGCTTTACGGCACGATCCTGGCGGAATTTGACCGCGTCCGCGAGGTAGTCGAAGCGCTTCCAGAGGTCCGCGTAGCCCGACTCCGAGAAGCCGTAGAGCCGCGCCGGGTCCACGGCTTCCTTGTGCAGGCCCATGCCCACCGGAATCACCGACTCGATGCGCGAGCGCAGTCTCGACAGGTCTCCCGGGAGGTCGTTCGCCGTCAGGGAGGTCTTCACGGCCGACATGCCGCAGCCGATGTCCACGCCCACCGCCGCCGGGCAGACCGCGTCCTTCATGGCGATGACCGAGCCGACGGTGGCGCCCTTGCCGTAGTGGACGTCCGGCATGACGGCCAGGCCCTTGATCCACGGCAGCCCGGCCGTGTTCCGGAGCTGGCGCATCGCGCTGTCCTCGACCGACGCCGGATCGGTCCACATCCGGATCGGGACGTTCGCCCCTGGTACCTCTACATACGACATAAGACGCCCATCCCCCGAAAACCGCAGATTAGTCCGATTACGCAAAAGCCTCGCTCATCGCCCCAAAGCAGACAGGGAACCGGCGCCGGCACCAGCGCGTGCGATAGACATTGTGTCCATCCGTGCCCAAGTCGCGGCAACGGATTTTCCCGAGGGAACCAAGGGAGCCAAGGCGTGCCAGTGGACGTGCCAGTGGACGTGGAGCGGCGCAAGGCGGTACGACGCCGGGTGCTGCCCGGGGTCGCGATGCTCACCGCGCTCGTGGCCGGGGCGACCGGCCTCACCGGATGCACCGACGGCAACGGCATCGGTGTCACCGGCGACGCCAAGGGCGGCGGCAGCACCGCCACCCCCGCCCAACCGGGCAAGTACCGGAGCCTGCCCGAGCCCTGCAAGGCCGCCGACGGCAAGCGGCTGCGCGCCATGCTCCCGGCCGCCGACTCCCTCACCACCGAGGAGCGCGACCGCCTCTACGCGGGCACCGCCGACGCCTCCTTCGACGGCGACCGGCGCGTCGGCTGCCGGTGGAACGCGCAGGTCCCCGAGGGCACGCTGCTGTTGTCCGTCCGCTTCGAGCGGGTCGTCTCCTACGACCGCGCCGCCATGAGCGACGACGACAAGGCCCGGCAGGTCTACGTGAGCCGCCTGACGGCCGCCCACCTGCCGTTCCCCGGCCCGACGGCGAGCCCCACCCCGAGCGCCGCGAGCACCCCGGCAGCCCCGGGCACCCCGAACCCGGGCGGCTCCACCGCGCCGAGCCCCGGCCCGTCCGCCCCGCCGGCCCCCGCCGGGTCGCCGGCCACCTCCCCGTCGGGCTCCGCCACGGGATCCCCCTCGACCTCGCCCACCAGCCCGCCCGAGCTCGGCTCCCGCGTCCTGGAGGGGCTCGGCAACGAGGCGTACATCGAGGACAAGCTCAGCGCGGCCGGCGCCACCGCCGCGCAGGCGCGCACCGTGCGCATTGTGTTCCGTACCTCGAACGTCCTCGTCACCGTCGAGTACAGCGTGCAGCCCTCCGCCCCGGGCACGGTCCCGCCGAGCGGCGAAACCCAGGACAAGACACGCCAGTTGGCGCAGGCCCTCGCCGAGCGTTTCAACGAGTGAACGTGCGAAACCGGAACGAACACCGGAAGGGACGTAGGCGGACAAAAGAGAAGATCGTGACGGCGCGCACAGCAGGCGACCACCCGATCGGGCTACCGTTGCACGCGATCCCGCGCCCGAAACGCGTCCACAAGAAGACCCCGACCGTCTGAAGGAACCATGCAGCGATCTGCCTCGCGCCTCACCCGCGTCCTCGCCTGTGCGGCCGTCCCGGTGATCCTCACCGTCGCCGGCTGCTCGTCCGATTCGGGGAAGGGCTCGACCTCGGACTCCGGCAAGAAGAAGTCCGACTCCTCCGCGTCCTCCCAGCCCAGCACGAAGCCCTCGGCCACGCTGGAGAAGGTGGCGTTCGCGAAGCTGCCCGACCCCTGCAAGGCGCTCGCCACCAAGACCATCGATTCGCTCGTGGCGGAGGCGAAGGAGAAGAACGGCACGGCGGCCAAGTCCAACGACCTCGCCAACCGCGCCAGCTGCACCTGGAACGGTCTCGACACCGACGGCACGAAGGGCTCGCAGTACCGCTGGCTCTCCGTCTCCCTGGTCCGCTACGACTCGCACGCCTCGCTCGGCAGCGGCAACAAGCGCGCCGAGGAGCAGTACAACAAGCAGATCGAGGCCGCGAAGACCACCGAGGGCGCGCGCGACGTCAAGGCCGAGCAGGCCGGCGGCATCGGCGACCAGGCGACGTCGGTCACCTACGGGGTGAAGAAGGACGTCGAATTCCTCAACACCACGATCGTGAGCCGCACCCAGAACGTCGTCATCACGATCGACTACAACGGTGCCGCCTACGAGGGCGCCTCCGCCCCCGACCAGGCCAAGCTGCTCCAGGACGCGATCGCCGCGACGAAGGAGACCGTGAGCTCCGTCGGCGCCGCCGCCGACCAGCCCGCCACGCCGTCCGGATCCGGCTCGCCGTCGGGCTCGGCTTCGCCGTCGGGCTCCGCCTCGCCCCAGAGCTGAGGTCGCGGCGGCAACACCCTTGGGGGACCTACGGGAAGGGCGGCTTCCGGCCACCCGTACGCTGTGCCTGCCATAGCTCGACAAGGGGAGGGGATCGCGGGTGGCCGCGATGCAGCTGACTCGAACGCACCGGATTCTCATCGGCGTCGTGGTCGCCGGGGCCGTGGTCATCGCGGGTATCGGCTTCGCCGGTTCGTACTCCGCGGTGCGGGCGCTGGCCTTGCAGAAAGGCTTCGGCAGCTTCTCGCTGGTGTTCCCGATCGGCATCGACGCGGGCATCTGCGTCCTGCTGGCGCTGGACCTGCTCCTGACGTGGATCCGGATCCCCTTCCCCCTGCTGCGCCAGACGGCGTGGCTGCTGACGGCGGCGACGATCGCGTTCAACGGCGCCGCCGCCTGGCCGGATCCGCTGGGCGTCGGCATGCACGCCGTGATCCCGATCCTGTTCGTGGTCACGGTGGAGGCGGCCCGGCACGCGGTGGGCCGGATCGCGGACATCACCGCGGACCGGCACATGGAGGGCGTGCGCATCACGCGGTGGCTGCTCTCCCCGATCCCCACCTTCAAGCTGTGGCGTCGGATGAAGCTGTGGGAGCTGCGCTCGTACGAGCAGGCCGTCACCATGGAGCAGGACCGGCTGATCTACCAGGCGCGGCTTCAGGCCCGCTACGGGCGGGCGTGGCGGCGCAAGGCGCCGGTGGAGGCGCTGATGCCGCTGCGGCTCGCCCGGATCGGCGTACCGCTCGCGCAGACGGCCCCGGAGGGGCTGGCGGCGGCGGGCATCGACCCGGTGCTGCTGCCTCCGGCGCCGAAGGCCCCGGTCGCGGCCCCGGCGGCGCCCGCGGCGCCGCCCTGCCGGCGGCCCGCGAGGCCGCGGAGGCCCCGCAGCCCCGGAACCCGAGGCGCCCCGGTCCGAGGCCCCGGCCCAGGCCCACGCCCCGGCCCAGTCCCCGGCCCCCGCACAGGCCGAGCCCCACGCCCCGGCCCAGGCCCCGGTACCGCACCAGGGCCCGCAGCCCGCGCCCCAGCCCGTCCCCGTCCCGAGCCCCGTCCCCGTCCCGCCCCCCTCCACGCCCCGGCGCCCTTCGCCGTCGAGCCGACGGCGATGCCGGCGGCCCACAACAGCGCATGGTTCGCG
Coding sequences:
- a CDS encoding zinc-binding dehydrogenase, encoding MTVRVRGLGAAAFVPRGEAPAAPVDGVPDAAVLGAPALAAVRDGGVYVGLIPGAAPAADRGVRVVEQEVAPDGAPLAELVALVDAGALTLRVADTFDLADAPKAHTALTTPGTRGRVILTAA
- a CDS encoding Mut7-C ubiquitin/RNAse domain-containing protein, which encodes MNGPAIHLTLAPELRLFAPPSRRVDRVPTTTDGASSLGHVVESAGVPLTEVGRLLVDGHEVPFSYVPRAGQSVEVRGVERPQRIDGAPLRFLLDVHLGTLARRLRLLGVDAAYDNEDPGDPALATRSAAEHRVLLSRDRGLLRRREIFAGAYVYSDNPDEQLRDVLGRFAPELAPWTRCTACNGPLREADKDSVGDRLEHGTQRSYDVFAQCAACERVYWRGAHHARLERIVGEALAEFGDGAAV
- a CDS encoding YnfA family protein encodes the protein MLVTRSAALFALAALLEIGGAWLVWQGVREHKGWAWIGAGVIALGLYGFVATLQPQGDFARVLAAYGGVFVAGSLLWGVVADGYRPDRWDVVGALVCLAGMAVIMYAPRR
- a CDS encoding SDR family oxidoreductase codes for the protein MSTRPATRTAVVTGASSGIGAATARQLAAAGYHVVLTARREDRVAALAAELTAAGHEATAHALDVTDRAAVDALAASLARCDVLVNNAGGAIGAEPVATGDPADWRTMYEVNVIGTLNVTQALLPALTASGDGTVVVLSSTAGHATYEGGAGYVAAKNGARVLAETLRLEIVGQPVRVIEIAPGMVKTEEFATTRFRGDTDKAAKVYAGVAEPLSADDVADTITWAVTRPSHVNIDLLVVRPRAQASNTKVHREL
- a CDS encoding polysaccharide deacetylase family protein produces the protein MGRSRVVLAAFAALSFVVGGAGVARAGVGLPPVVSAVPTQEKVVFITIDDGWNHDPEAARILLEKRVPASLFLLPDATSYDTGYFTALAERGRVTVENHTVNHPDLTTLDAAGKDAEVCGAGERLRATFGKTPKLLRPPFGAVNDDVRLAAKACGVKALITWTHDFTTWGQTPPTPRLKAGDIVLLHFTPTLAADLQRALDAAKAAGLKPAPLMPHLKAAGYVS
- a CDS encoding Uma2 family endonuclease produces the protein MAVMQHETTIAEAADRLSRELPGHRVEILQGRLTVTPPADGRHARTLTRLTVAFHEAGAEKAGLEFLQGIGIWLPTGDDDYAVPDFALVEADFLDHKVVKNCYRPDVFRLILEVTSSNWADDIGTKVESYAKADVPVYIVADRHHDEVVVHTDPRGAGYRLRRAFKRGTSFRLPDHLGVPLELSVDMLLD
- a CDS encoding RtcB family protein, giving the protein MSYVEVPGANVPIRMWTDPASVEDSAMRQLRNTAGLPWIKGLAVMPDVHYGKGATVGSVIAMKDAVCPAAVGVDIGCGMSAVKTSLTANDLPGDLSRLRSRIESVIPVGMGLHKEAVDPARLYGFSESGYADLWKRFDYLADAVKFRQDRAVKQIGTLGSGNHFIEFCLDESGSVWLMLHSGSRNIGNELAAHHIGVARGLAHNQNLVDRDLAVFLAATPEMEAYRNDLFWAQEYAKFNRAAMMSLFKEVVRGEFRKAKVSFEQEISCHHNYVAEERYEGMDLLVTRKGAIRAGSGEYGIIPGSMGTGSYIVKGLGNEMSFNSASHGAGRKMSRTAAKKRFSARDLAEQTRGVECRKDAGVVDEIPAAYKSIEQVIDQQTDLVRVVAKLKQVICVKG
- a CDS encoding DUF3558 domain-containing protein, yielding MDVPVDVERRKAVRRRVLPGVAMLTALVAGATGLTGCTDGNGIGVTGDAKGGGSTATPAQPGKYRSLPEPCKAADGKRLRAMLPAADSLTTEERDRLYAGTADASFDGDRRVGCRWNAQVPEGTLLLSVRFERVVSYDRAAMSDDDKARQVYVSRLTAAHLPFPGPTASPTPSAASTPAAPGTPNPGGSTAPSPGPSAPPAPAGSPATSPSGSATGSPSTSPTSPPELGSRVLEGLGNEAYIEDKLSAAGATAAQARTVRIVFRTSNVLVTVEYSVQPSAPGTVPPSGETQDKTRQLAQALAERFNE
- a CDS encoding DUF3558 family protein; this encodes MQRSASRLTRVLACAAVPVILTVAGCSSDSGKGSTSDSGKKKSDSSASSQPSTKPSATLEKVAFAKLPDPCKALATKTIDSLVAEAKEKNGTAAKSNDLANRASCTWNGLDTDGTKGSQYRWLSVSLVRYDSHASLGSGNKRAEEQYNKQIEAAKTTEGARDVKAEQAGGIGDQATSVTYGVKKDVEFLNTTIVSRTQNVVITIDYNGAAYEGASAPDQAKLLQDAIAATKETVSSVGAAADQPATPSGSGSPSGSASPSGSASPQS
- a CDS encoding DUF2637 domain-containing protein gives rise to the protein MAAMQLTRTHRILIGVVVAGAVVIAGIGFAGSYSAVRALALQKGFGSFSLVFPIGIDAGICVLLALDLLLTWIRIPFPLLRQTAWLLTAATIAFNGAAAWPDPLGVGMHAVIPILFVVTVEAARHAVGRIADITADRHMEGVRITRWLLSPIPTFKLWRRMKLWELRSYEQAVTMEQDRLIYQARLQARYGRAWRRKAPVEALMPLRLARIGVPLAQTAPEGLAAAGIDPVLLPPAPKAPVAAPAAPAAPPCRRPARPRRPRSPGTRGAPVRGPGPGPRPGPVPGPRTGRAPRPGPGPGTAPGPAARAPARPRPEPRPRPAPLHAPAPFAVEPTAMPAAHNSAWFAAPKAPKAAYEGPEPAPEQPQPATNPPAPETPGDADDIDEVKFAEAAYEVVRTYIEENGKLPSPEQVDIYLSDRHGITHPRSFSTITRLMPELKQRYQRDLESEHIA